Proteins from a single region of Lates calcarifer isolate ASB-BC8 linkage group LG19, TLL_Latcal_v3, whole genome shotgun sequence:
- the adi1 gene encoding acireductone dioxygenase translates to MGIEAWYMDSSDEDQRKPHRQTPNQPVSLDELKKLGVFYWKLNADIYETDPELEHIRKDQGYSYMDIITIHKDTLPNYEDKLKMFFEEHLHLDDEIRYILDGRAYFDVRDKEDRWIRIAMNKGDLITLPAGIYHRFTLDETNYTKAMRLFVGEPVWKAYNRPADDFDIRKKYVASLQGS, encoded by the exons ATGGGCATAGAGGCCTGGTACATGGACAGCTCGGATGAAGACCAGAGGAAGCCGCACAGACAGACTCCAAACCAGCCTGTTTCCCTGGACGAATTAAAAAAGCTTGGTGTATTTTACTGGAAG ctgaaTGCTGATATCTATGAAACAGATCCAGAGCTGGAGCACATCCGCAAAGACCAAGGCTACTCCTACATGGATATCATCACTATTCACAAGGACACACTACCAAACTATGAGGATAAG CTGAAGATGTTCTTTGAAGAGCACCTGCACTTGGACGATGAGATCCGCTACATCCTGGACGGCCGGGCCTACTTTGATGTCAGGGACAAGGAGGACCGATGGATCAGAATTGCTATGAACAAAGGAGACTTGATCACCCTACCGGCAGGAATCTACCACCGCTTCACCCTGGATGAGACT AACTACACTAAAGCCATGAGGCTGTTTGTGGGAGAGCCTGTATGGAAGGCTTACAACCGCCCAGCTGATGACTTTGACATCCGTAAGAAGTACGTGGCTTCTCTGCAGGGATCCTGA